Sequence from the Lysobacter capsici genome:
TCAGATGCCGCACCACCGCCGCGCCGACCCGATGCACGGCTTCGCGCGCGCGTTCGTCGTCCAGCTGACCGTAGTCGTGCAGCTTGTCGGCGGCCTGACCGACCGCGACCTGCTGCGGCACCACGATCAGACCCAGCTTGGCCAGCGCGTCGCGCAACACCAGCAGCGAACGCAACCCGCCCAGCGGCCCGGGCGAGGCCGAGACGATGCCGGCGACCTTGTCGGCGAACAGCGTGGTGCCGGACTGGCCGCCGGGCATCGGCCGCGAGATCCAGTCGAGGGTGTTCTTGACCAGCGCCGGCATCGATCCGTTGTATTCGGGCGTGCTGATCAACAGGCCGTCGTGTTCGCCGAGCAGCGCCTGCAGGCGCAGCGCGTTCTCGGGCAGGCCTTCGGCCTCGATGTCGCCGTCGTAGATCGGCAGCGGGTAATCGCGCAGCTCGATCAAGGTCACCTGCGCGCCGGCGGCGCGCGCGCCCTCGGCCAGCACCGGGATCAGGCGGCGGTTGTAGGAGCCCGCGCGCAGGCTGCCGGCGAAGGCGAGCAGACGCGGGGACGGGTCGAGCGGGCTGGCGGACATGCGGTGCTCCGTGGCGAATCGCCCGATTATGCGCGAGCCGCCGCCGAGCCGGGTGAGCGCATGGCTCAAAGTAAACGCCCCGGCCGGGGCCGGGGCGTCGTCGTTTCCAGGCGATGCGGCGGCCTGCGCGGCCGCGCGCACGCTCAAGCCGCGCTCACTTCTCCAGCTTGAACTCGCCGTACTCCTTGAGCTGGCTCTGCACGGCCTTGTAGTCGCCGACCACGATGATCGACTGATCCTTGGTCGCGTAGTACTTCTTCGCCGCTGCCTGGACCTGATCGGCGCTGACCGCGCGCACCTTCGGCACGTACTCGCCGAGGAACTGCGGCGGCAGGCCGTACAGCCAGTTGCTCGCCAGCGACGCGGCCACCGATGCCTGCATCTGGTTGCCGATCAGATAGCCGCCGGCCACATAGCGCTTGGTGTCTTCCAGTTCCTGCGCCGGCACCGGGTAATCGTTGAGCTTGCCGAATTCGTAGATGAATTCGCCGATCGCAGCGCCGGTGACTTCGTTGCGCACGTCGGCCGAGGCCTGGACGATGCCGCCGGCGCGCAAGGCGTTGAGTCCGCCGCGCGCGCCGTAGGTGTAGCCCTTGTCCTCGCGCAGGTTCTGCATCAGGCGGCTGCTGAAACCGCCGCCCAGGACGATGCCGGCCAACTGCGCCGGAATGTAGTCGGCGTCGGTGGCGGCGATCGCCGGACGGCCCAGCCGCACCGCCGACTGCACGCTGCCGTCGCGCTGCACGAACAGGCGTTGCGGCTTGGCTTCGCGCCGCGCCGGCGCGGTGTCGGCGATCGGCTCGCCGCTGCCCTTCCAGCCACCGAAGGCGGCTTCGGCGTACTTGAAGCCCTCCTCGGCGCTGATCCGCCCAGTGACGATCAACAACGCGCGTTCGGGACGGAAACGGCGCGCGTGTTCGGCGCGGACCTTGTCGGCGCTGACCGCGTTGATCGCGGCCTCGGTCGGCTGGGTGTGGCCGTAGGGATGATCGCCATAGGTCGCCGCGAGCAAGGCGCGGGTGGCCTTGAAGCCCGGCTGCGCCTGCGAAACCTTCAATTCCTGCAAGGCATTGGCCTGGGCGAGCTTGACCTCGGCGTCGGGGAAATTCGCCTGCTGGGCGACTTCGGCCAGCAGCCGCAGCATCGCTTCGGACTGGGTCGGCAGCGCATAGCCGCTGAGGATCACGCCGTCGTTGAGCGCATTGGCGGCGAGCGTGCCGCCGTAGCCCTGCGCGGCCTCGGCGATCGCCTTGGCGTCGCGCTTGGGCGTGCCCTGGGTCAGCAACTGCGCATACAGCGACGCGAAGCCCGAAGCGTCGGCCGCATCGGCGGCGAAGCCGGCATTGCGCACCGCCAGCACGTAGTCGACGCGCGGCAGGCCCTTGCGCGGCACGACCCAGACTTCCAGGCCGTTGGCGAGCGTCTTCTGCGCGATCTGCGGCACCGGCAGGGCCTTGTCGGCGGCCAGCGGTGGCAGCTGCGAAGGCAGTTTGGCGGTCGGGCCGGCGAGCGCGACGCCGCCGGTCGCGACCAGAGCCAGCGAGGTCGCCAGGGCGAGCAGATTCTTGTGCATGTTCATGTCGTCTCCTCGCTCAGTTCTGGCCGGACGGCGCGGCGGCGGCGGGCGCGGCCATGGCGGTCGGCCGGCGGTCGATCACGGTGCGGTTGGCGCGGGTCAGGTAGGTCTTGGCCGCGCGCTGCAGATCGGCCGAGGTCACCGCTTCGATCCAGCCGGGAATCTTGTTGACCACGTTGGCGTCGCCCCACAGGGTCTGCATGCGCGCGACGGTGTCGGCGCGGTCGATGTAGCTTTCCAGGCCGTTGTACCAATCGGCCAGCATCTTGGTCTTGACCCGCTTGAGCGTGGCCGCGTCGACCCCGCCCTGGGCAATCTTCGCCACTTCCTCGTCGATCGCCGCGAGCACCGCGTCGGCGCTGCTGTCGGGTTTGTACAGCGCGAACAAGGTGTACAGGGTCGGGCCGTTGTAGGTCCACGGATCAGTCAAGCCGTACAGCGCCTCGACGCTGAGCGCGACCTGCTTGCGCTTGACCAGGCTCTGGTACAGACGCGAGGCCTCGTCGCCGGCCAGCACGCTGCCGAGCACCGCCATCGGCGCGTGATCGCGGCTGCCGCGCGCGGGCATCTTCCAGGCCGCGGCGATCGCCGGCACCTGCGCCAGCGCGTCGGTCTGGTTGACGCGTTTTTCCTGGGTGTTGAGGCCTTCGCTGTAATCCGGCGGCGGCGGGGTCGAACGCCCGGGGATCGCGCCGAAGTACTTGTCGGCCAGCTCGAACGCCTCGGCCGGGGTGATGTCGCCGGCGATGCCGAGCACGGCGTTGTTGGGGCCGTAGTAGTCGCGATGGAACGACTGCACGTCGGCCAGGCTGGCGTTTTCCAGATCCTGGAAGCTGCCGTAGCCGTCGTGGTTGTTCTCCCACTTCTGGAACGCGTGCTGGCCGATGTCGATCCACATGAAGCCGCCGTAGGGCTGGTTCTTCACGTTGACGCGGATTTCCTCCTTGACCACGTCCTGCTGGTTCTTCAGCGTGGTCGGGTTGAAGTCCAGGGTCTTCATGCGGTCGGCTTCCAACCACAGGATGCGGCCGAGCGCCGACACCGGCGCGACTTCGATGTAGTTGGTGAAGTCGGCGCGGGTCGAGCCGTTGTTGCGGCCGCCGCCGCCGCTGATGACCTGGTCGAACACGCCCTTGGGCGCGGTCGGCGTGCCCTGGAACATCAGGTGTTCGAACAAATGGGCGAAGCCGGTGCGGTTCTTGGGTTCCAGCCGCATGCCGACGTGATAGACCACGCTGACGCCGACGGTCGGCGAGCTGTGGTCCTCGGAGACGACCACGGTCAATCCGTTGTCGAGTTTCTTGACCGCCACCGGCACCTGCCAGCGATCGCTCTCGGCCGCGGACGCAGGAGCGAACGCGGCGGTCGTGATCGTGGTCAGTCCGGCCAGCAGTACGCTCAGATGACGCGTGCGCATGGATGGCTCCCTGTTCCTGTCGAGATGGTCTGTCGAGATGAGTCGGATGATGATGCTTGTGCGGGTCTGGCGAATGGCGTCGCGCTGCCTCGACACGCCCCGGGCCCGCGCACCTTAACCTGCCCGGGCGGGCCGCGCATGCGGGTCGAAAGTCACGTAGGGGGATGGCGCGCACGGCCCGGCGCTGGCCGTCGCCGCGCGAATCGCCGACACTGTGCGCCCCGTGTCCTTGCCCCACCGACCCGCCGATGCCGTACACGCCTATCGTGGCCACCCTGGGCTACGTGCTTTCGCCCGATGGCCGCCAAGTGTTGATGGTGCATCGCAACGCCCGCCCCGACGATCACCAGCTCGGCAAGTACAACGGCCTGGGCGGCAAGCTCGAGGCCGACGAGGACGTGGTCGCCGGCATGCGCCGCGAGATCTTCGAGGAAGCCGGCATCGACTGCACCGCGATGCAGTTGCGCGGCACTATTAGCTGGCCGGGCTTCGGCAAGCGCGGCGAGGACTGGCTCGGTTTCGTGTTCACCATCACCGCGTTCGAGGGCACGCCGTTCGCGAGCAATCCCGAAGGCTCGCTGGAGTGGGTCGACCTCGACCGCCTGCACGAACTGCCGATGTGGGAAGGCGACCGCGAGTTCCTGCCGCTGGTGTTCGACGCCGATCCCCGCGCGTTCCACGGGGTGATGCCGTATCGCGACGGGCGGATGGTGTCGTGGAAGTATTCGCGGGTTTGAGCGGCGCGTGGGCTATCGAGCCCATTCACGAATCGCTACTTGGGCCGCTTCGATACAGGAAAGCCCGCCCGCTCAGGCGGCGCGACTCGCATCGAACCGCTGTTCCACTTCGCTCCAGGGCAGCGCCAGAACCCGATGGGGGTCCGGCAGCGGCCAATCCGCGTCCCACACCGCACGCACGGACACATCGAATGCCCGCCCGCTGAAAGTGCATTGCAGCAACAGACCCGAGACCGGCGCATGCAGGAGCGTCAAGCATTCGCTCGGCCGAATCGGTTCGCGCGCGCGATCGTTCGGGCCAGAGTCGTTCGGGTCGGACGCATCGCGTTCGCATTCGTAGACCACCAGGCTGTGCAGGTCGTCGATCTTCATTACGTGCATGAGATCGACCACCTTGCTGTCCAGCGAAAACGTCCTGCACTCGCTGAAACGGCAATGGCGCTGGATCACCTGGCCGTGTTCCACATCCTCGCGATAGACCCGCCCACGCTCGGGCCAATGCCGCGCGACATCCCTGGCGTACCCGAATACGTACCAGGCGCAGCCCAGGACCACGAACGCCACCGACGAAGCCAATGCGGCGACCATCGCGTCCGCTGGAAAAGCGAAGCCGCCGACAAGCCTGTTCGACATCCACATCACCAACACAACCAGCGGCAGCACCAGCAGGCCGCGGGTCAGCGACATGAAAAGCCACTTTCGCAGCATCGGCGCGAACATCGAGGGCGCCGGGCCGAAGTCTCCGTAACCGGAGAGCCGTTGAATTTCATCCGCGGTCATCGCACGCGTAACCGTCTGCATCGCCGCCGCGCCGCGGTCGCTGTCGAGCGCCATGACCGCGCCCTCAGTCACCGACCCGCACCGTGCCCTTGCCGTCCTTCTGTTCGAACACGAAGCTGAAAGCCAGGCTCACCGCGACCGCTTCTTCCTTGCCGGTCACGCAGCCTTCTTCCTGCGGCCTGGCGCCTGGATAGACGCAGCGGAACGCCGGATCGAAACGCCACTGCCGCACCGCCGCCTGCGCGGCTTCGACGAACTGCGGGGCGGCGGCGGTCGAGGCCGGGCAGCCCTGCTCGATTCCCACTGGATGGCTGCCGCTGACCCGGCCGTCCGCGCCGATCGCCACGTTCAGGCAGACCGTTTGCGGCGCCAATCGCTGCGCGAGCAATTCCCGCGGATAGGCCGGCGCGGCGTTGTCGCGTTCGGCCAGCGGCATCTGGAAGGTTTCGTTGTCGGCCAGTTGCATGCGTTCGGGCGCGGTCAGCAGCTTGTCGATCGAACGCACGCCGACCGCGCCGGTGTGCGGGTCGTCCTGCGTCGCGGCGTGCGGCGGCGCGCTGGCGCAGGCGCTCAACATCACCACGCAGCCGCTGAGCATCCATGAGTTGAATCGCATCGTTGTCTCCATGACTACGTGAATATCGTTGTGTCGCCGCGATGGGGTCGGCCGATGGCCGATGTCGCCGGCGTGTCCATGAACCCTCGCGTCTGGCGGCTTGCACGGCCTCGAGGCGGCGCTTGATTTTGTCGGAGGCGACGCTTTGGATGTTGCCATGATCGGGCGGTTGCGGCATCTCGTGGGTCGGTGTCTGGGTCGGTGTTTTGGCGAAGGGAGGCCCGATTCGATGCTCGTCGGGTCGTTTGTTCCGACGTAATGTCGTCGTCGCGGTCGCAGTGTCCGGTGCGTTGCCTGATTTGGGCCATGGGTCGCGATGGTGATGACCTTCGTCGATGTCGGGACGATGTGCGATTGGCGGATGTCCCTTTGGGCGCTACATCAATCGCTGGCCGTTAGATCGCTGGCTGCAGTTTGCGACTGCGCCATGAGCTCGTCGTTGTCGTGATGACGTGGTCGCGGCTCGCGCCGCTCCTACAGGGAGGCCATGTGGCTTTTGCTTGAGTTTGAAGCCCTATTCCACCACCAGCGCTGCGAGGCTTGTAACTCGCGTTAGCAAAAGCACACCCGTAGGGCGGCGTGCAGGATGCACGCCGTGCGCCACCGGGACATGGATGTCCCGTGTGGCGCATGCCCGCGTAAGCACCGCACTTGCGGGCCCTTGATTCAAAGAAAAGCGTTTTTCTTTGGTTACCTTTCTTTTGTCGCTTTTGACAAAAGAAAGTAACTCGGCCGCTTGCGGACGAAAGCTGTTGATCTTGCCTCTGGCTTCAAAAGCTCTAGAGCTTTGAAGCTTTGAAGCTTTGAAACCTTTAAAGCTGCAAGCAGGGTCAAAAGCTTCCGCCGCTAAAGCGGCGGGTCACTTTCTTTTGTCTAAAGCAACAAAAGAAAGGTAACCAAAGAAAAATGCTTTTTTTGAATCAAGGGCCCGCGCGATCGGTGCTTACGCGGGCATGCGCCACACGGGACATCCTGTCCCGGTGGCGCACGGCGCACATCCATGTGCGCCGCCCTTCGGGTGTGCTTTTACTAACGCGAGTTACAGGCCTCGCAGCGCTGGATGTGATGACTGAAATGTGGCTCGAGCAACAGCAACAACTCCAACGGCAACGGCAACGGCAACGGCAACGGCAACGGCAATCGTCAGAATGATTCAAGGCACCGCCGACACCAACGTCGCCGTCGGCGGCGTATCCAGCCGGACACTCACCGTGCTCGACAAGCCCGGACGCAACCGCGCCAGCTCGGGCTGACCCGGATCGAACCGAATCCGCACCGGCACGCGCTGCACGATCTTGGTGAAATTGCCGGTACCCGGCTCGAACGGCAGCAACGAAAACTGCGACCCCGAGCCCGGCGCGAAACTGTCGATGCGCCCGTGCAAGGTCGTGCCGGGCAAGGCGTCGACTTCGATGTTCGCGCGCTGGCCCGCCATCATCCGCGCGGTCTGGGTTTCCTTGAAATTGGCGACCACGTACAAGGCGCCCAGCGGCACGATGCTCATCACCCGGGTGCCGGGTTGGACGTAATCGCCCTGCTCGATCTGGCGGTCGGCGACGACGCCGTCGATCGGCGCGCGGATCAAGGTGTGGCGCTGATCCTGCAAGGCCAGATTCAACGCCGCCTGCGCGCGCGCAACGTTCGCCTGCGCCTGCGCCAGGCCGGCTTGCAAGCTCGAGCGCTTGGCGCGGGTGACATCGGCCTGGTTGCGGCTGACCTCGAACTCGGCGCGGCTGCGCTGCGCGCCGACCTGGGCGGTGATCGCCGCGGCGCGGAACTGCTCCACGTCCTGACGCGCGACCGCGCCGGACGCGACCAGGTTGTCGTAACGCCGACGATTAGCCTGGGCGACCTCGCTCTGCGCGTCGGATGCGCGGATCGACACCTGCGCGGCGTGCACGGTGGATTGCGCCAGCCGCTGCTCGGCATCCAGCGACACCAGCGCCGCCTGCGCGGCCTGCACCGCGGCGCGCGCATCCTGCAGATCGGCGCCGGCCGAGGCGACCTTGGCGTCGAACTCCTCGGCGTCGATGCGCAGCAGGGCGTCGCCGCGCTTGACCACCTGGTTGTGGTTGACCAGCACCTGCGCGACCAGGCCGCGCACCTTCGGCGCGACGATCGAACTGTCGGCCTGCAGATAGGCGTTGTCGGTGGAGACCGAACGCTTCGGCGAGAGAATGTAGGCCGCGCCGCCGATCGCCAACGCGACCGCCACGGCGACCGCGATCACCGCCTTGCGCGAAGGCCGCCAGCGCGGCTTGGCCGCGCCATCGACGGCGCCACCGCCCGCGGCGTTCACCGCGGTGTTCATCGCTCCATCACCAACAAGGTCGACGTCGCCGAGGCATGCAAGCGGCCACTGGCATCGATCAACCGCGCTTCGGCGAATGCCGCGCGGCGGCCGATGGATACCACATGGCCTTCGGCGCGCATCGGTCCGCTCTGGTCGGTGATCGCCTTGTGGTAGGCGACCTTGATCTCCAGGGTCGTGTACAGCTGCTGCGCGCTCAGGCGGGTATGCACCGCGCAGCCGCAGGCCGAATCGAGCAAGGTCGCGGCGTAACCGCCATGGATCATGCCGATCGGGTTGTAGGCGTGCTGGCCGGGCGTGCCGACGAACACCGCGGTGCCGTCGCCGACTTCGGCCAGGTTGAAATCCAATGCGATCGCGATGCCCGGACGGCGTCCGGCGGCGATCAAAGCGCGCAATTGTTCAATGCCACTCAAACCCGCGCCGGTTTCATCAACAAGACTCATCGCTGCGCTCCCCTTTTGTTGTCGTCCAGACCCGCGTCATCCAAACCCAGCCGGCGTTTGAGCAAGCCGCGCGCGTCGGCGAGGATCGCGTCCGAACGCGCGCCATCGGGTTCGCTGCGCGCGATCGCCAGGGTGCCCAGCAATTCGGCCAGGACCGAACGCGACAAGGCCGCCGCATCGGCGTAACCCAATTGCGCCAACGGCGCGGCGATGCGCTCGCTCAAGGCGGTCACGCCGGCGCTGAAACGTTCGCGCGAGGCCGCGCCCAGGCGCGGCACGTCGGCGGCCAGCGCCGCGACCGGGCAGCCCTTACCCATCGCGTCGCGATGGCGCGTCGACAGATAGAAATCGATATAGGCCGTCAACGCCTGCGCCGGCGGTTTGTCGCCGTAAACGTGATGGTCGATGCGCGCGCGCGCGTCGATGAACATGTGATCGATCGCGGCGGTGATCAGCTCGTCCTTCGAAGCGAAATGCGCGTAGAAGCCGCCGTGGGTCAGGCCGGCCTCGCTCATCACCGCGGCCACGCCGACCCGGTGCGGGCCCTGGCTGCGGATGGCGTTGGCCGCGACCGCGAGCACGCGCTCGCGGGTCTTGAGTTTGTGTTCGCTGTCGTAGCGCATGGCTTGACCGCCAGACTTAGTATGACGATCATCATACTAAGTCCATCGCGCTTGGCAAGGCCCCCATGAGCACCTCCCTGCCCACGCCCGCCGCGGCCGACGCGATCGCCCCGGCCGACCTGCCGAACGCGCGCAAATTCCTGATCTTCGCGGTCATGGCCTTCGGCCAGTTCATGGCCCTGCTCGATATCCAGATCGTCGCCGCCTCGCTCAACGAGGTGCAGGCCGGGCTGTCGGCCGGGCCGGACGAGATCAGCTGGGTGCAGACCGGTTATCTGATGGCCGAGCTGGTGATGATTCCGTTCTCGGCGTTCCTGGCCCAGGCCTTGTCGACCCGCGTGCTGTTCGCCTTGTCGGCGGGCTTGTTCACTGTGTCGAGCGCGCTGTGCGGGCTGGCCTGGGACATCGATTCGATGGTCGCGTTCCGGGTCGTGCAGGGCTTCGTCGGCGGCGCGATGATCCCGACCGTGTTCGCCACCGGCTTCGCCCTGTTCACCGGCAAACAGCGCGCGATGATCCCGGCGATTCTCGGCATGGTCGCGGTGCTGGCGCCGACGCTCGG
This genomic interval carries:
- a CDS encoding NADPH-dependent FMN reductase, encoding MSASPLDPSPRLLAFAGSLRAGSYNRRLIPVLAEGARAAGAQVTLIELRDYPLPIYDGDIEAEGLPENALRLQALLGEHDGLLISTPEYNGSMPALVKNTLDWISRPMPGGQSGTTLFADKVAGIVSASPGPLGGLRSLLVLRDALAKLGLIVVPQQVAVGQAADKLHDYGQLDDERAREAVHRVGAAVVRHLKVYTATGASA
- a CDS encoding M16 family metallopeptidase encodes the protein MNMHKNLLALATSLALVATGGVALAGPTAKLPSQLPPLAADKALPVPQIAQKTLANGLEVWVVPRKGLPRVDYVLAVRNAGFAADAADASGFASLYAQLLTQGTPKRDAKAIAEAAQGYGGTLAANALNDGVILSGYALPTQSEAMLRLLAEVAQQANFPDAEVKLAQANALQELKVSQAQPGFKATRALLAATYGDHPYGHTQPTEAAINAVSADKVRAEHARRFRPERALLIVTGRISAEEGFKYAEAAFGGWKGSGEPIADTAPARREAKPQRLFVQRDGSVQSAVRLGRPAIAATDADYIPAQLAGIVLGGGFSSRLMQNLREDKGYTYGARGGLNALRAGGIVQASADVRNEVTGAAIGEFIYEFGKLNDYPVPAQELEDTKRYVAGGYLIGNQMQASVAASLASNWLYGLPPQFLGEYVPKVRAVSADQVQAAAKKYYATKDQSIIVVGDYKAVQSQLKEYGEFKLEK
- a CDS encoding M16 family metallopeptidase, whose amino-acid sequence is MRTRHLSVLLAGLTTITTAAFAPASAAESDRWQVPVAVKKLDNGLTVVVSEDHSSPTVGVSVVYHVGMRLEPKNRTGFAHLFEHLMFQGTPTAPKGVFDQVISGGGGRNNGSTRADFTNYIEVAPVSALGRILWLEADRMKTLDFNPTTLKNQQDVVKEEIRVNVKNQPYGGFMWIDIGQHAFQKWENNHDGYGSFQDLENASLADVQSFHRDYYGPNNAVLGIAGDITPAEAFELADKYFGAIPGRSTPPPPDYSEGLNTQEKRVNQTDALAQVPAIAAAWKMPARGSRDHAPMAVLGSVLAGDEASRLYQSLVKRKQVALSVEALYGLTDPWTYNGPTLYTLFALYKPDSSADAVLAAIDEEVAKIAQGGVDAATLKRVKTKMLADWYNGLESYIDRADTVARMQTLWGDANVVNKIPGWIEAVTSADLQRAAKTYLTRANRTVIDRRPTAMAAPAAAAPSGQN
- a CDS encoding NUDIX hydrolase, with product MPYTPIVATLGYVLSPDGRQVLMVHRNARPDDHQLGKYNGLGGKLEADEDVVAGMRREIFEEAGIDCTAMQLRGTISWPGFGKRGEDWLGFVFTITAFEGTPFASNPEGSLEWVDLDRLHELPMWEGDREFLPLVFDADPRAFHGVMPYRDGRMVSWKYSRV
- a CDS encoding HlyD family secretion protein codes for the protein MNTAVNAAGGGAVDGAAKPRWRPSRKAVIAVAVAVALAIGGAAYILSPKRSVSTDNAYLQADSSIVAPKVRGLVAQVLVNHNQVVKRGDALLRIDAEEFDAKVASAGADLQDARAAVQAAQAALVSLDAEQRLAQSTVHAAQVSIRASDAQSEVAQANRRRYDNLVASGAVARQDVEQFRAAAITAQVGAQRSRAEFEVSRNQADVTRAKRSSLQAGLAQAQANVARAQAALNLALQDQRHTLIRAPIDGVVADRQIEQGDYVQPGTRVMSIVPLGALYVVANFKETQTARMMAGQRANIEVDALPGTTLHGRIDSFAPGSGSQFSLLPFEPGTGNFTKIVQRVPVRIRFDPGQPELARLRPGLSSTVSVRLDTPPTATLVSAVP
- a CDS encoding PaaI family thioesterase, with amino-acid sequence MSLVDETGAGLSGIEQLRALIAAGRRPGIAIALDFNLAEVGDGTAVFVGTPGQHAYNPIGMIHGGYAATLLDSACGCAVHTRLSAQQLYTTLEIKVAYHKAITDQSGPMRAEGHVVSIGRRAAFAEARLIDASGRLHASATSTLLVMER
- a CDS encoding TetR/AcrR family transcriptional regulator gives rise to the protein MRYDSEHKLKTRERVLAVAANAIRSQGPHRVGVAAVMSEAGLTHGGFYAHFASKDELITAAIDHMFIDARARIDHHVYGDKPPAQALTAYIDFYLSTRHRDAMGKGCPVAALAADVPRLGAASRERFSAGVTALSERIAAPLAQLGYADAAALSRSVLAELLGTLAIARSEPDGARSDAILADARGLLKRRLGLDDAGLDDNKRGAQR